In Streptomyces sp. NBC_00569, a single genomic region encodes these proteins:
- a CDS encoding GDSL-type esterase/lipase family protein: MLRFTFVGDSMTIGSAGELTWRYRMWQHLRATYGDGAFEIAGPREALYDKTANAAVSHDYADANPAFPRAHLAGWGEGWLHMAPVIEEAVALARTDVLLISLGLIDLGFYTNAEQTAQNVRRFVAGARAANPRVRMVLLPVIPNVRAETDAPFAAEVAHFNMLLAKAVADLDSGRSPLLLASVPESYDIHVDTYDGTHPNASGERKLADTFARAMRQAWGPVNARPGGLA, encoded by the coding sequence ATGCTCAGGTTCACATTCGTCGGTGACTCCATGACGATAGGCAGCGCGGGCGAACTCACCTGGCGTTACCGGATGTGGCAGCATCTGCGGGCCACGTACGGCGACGGCGCGTTCGAGATCGCCGGGCCGCGCGAGGCGCTCTACGACAAGACGGCGAACGCCGCGGTGTCGCACGACTACGCGGACGCGAACCCCGCGTTCCCGCGCGCCCACCTCGCGGGCTGGGGCGAGGGCTGGCTGCACATGGCTCCCGTCATCGAGGAGGCGGTCGCGCTCGCCCGCACCGACGTCCTGCTCATCTCGCTCGGCCTGATAGATCTCGGCTTCTACACGAACGCGGAGCAGACCGCGCAGAACGTGCGCCGCTTCGTCGCCGGCGCCCGCGCCGCGAACCCTCGGGTGCGGATGGTCCTGCTGCCGGTCATCCCGAACGTGCGCGCCGAGACGGACGCGCCGTTCGCCGCGGAGGTCGCGCACTTCAACATGCTCCTCGCGAAGGCGGTCGCCGACCTCGACTCGGGCCGTTCTCCCCTGCTCCTCGCGTCGGTGCCGGAGTCGTACGACATCCACGTGGACACGTACGACGGCACGCACCCGAACGCGAGCGGTGAGCGCAAGCTCGCGGACACGTTCGCGCGGGCGATGCGGCAGGCGTGGGGTCCGGTGAACGCCCGGCCCGGGGGCCTTGCCTAG